Part of the Maridesulfovibrio sp. genome, CAAAAGACGGGAACAGGATCAGGGTGCCAGCGGTGTAAGAACCGAGAACAAGGCAACTTTTCAGGTTGGCTACTCCGGTTTTTCCGGCCTGTATGAATACGAGGCCACTCAGTCCGCCAAGGCCAATCTGCGTGAAATCCGCAAGCAGACCCTTGATGTGCGCCGCACTGTTGAGGAAAATGTCCGCAATGCATGGCTTGAGCTCATGACTCTGCGTAAGAACGCTGAACTCTACAGGACTCAGGCTAACATCACCGCGGAATTCCTTGAGCTGATCAAGAAAAAGAGAGCCACTGGTGAGCAGGTGGAACTTCTTGATATCCTCGTAGGTGAAAGGGATTACTCTACAGCCACCAGCGCCAGCGTCACTGCTGACATTGATAACATTATCTTTGCCTACAAGCTTCTCTATGAAATGGGCATGATGAACATTGATGTTTTCAAATAAGCTTTAAGCGTAATTTAGAAGTTTACTGAAAATTCCATGTGTGCATGCTCATGGAATTTTCTTTTTCCGGGCAGTTTTTGATTTTTTTACTTTGGATAGGGGATTGGTCACATGAGAGAGTTGTTGAGGAGATTATCGCTACATGCGTTTTTGGCTTTCGAAATCTGCCTCGCGTCTTTTTTTATCAATATACTTTCCCTAGCTTCTCCCATTTTCGTAATTCAGGTCTTGAACCGTTATGTTGGTTATGGTTTTGACGGGACTTTGATTACGCTTACAGTCGGAATGCTCATTGCCGGGGTTTTGAACCATGCTTTTACTGTGGTTCGGGTTCGTCTGGCGTCGGCTGTCAATGTGGGGCCAGACCGTGTGCTTTCCGAGACTGTGCTGGGCTGCCTTGCCCGGGCCAAAATGAGTACTTTGGGCAGGATTCCACCGGCCCGAATTCATGAGCTCATGAGTGGGATACAGGTTGTACAGTCAGGCTATGATGCATCCGTTATATGCTCTGTTCTGGATATGCCTTTTTTTCTTCTTTTTGTGGGTGCTACCTTTTTCCTCAGTCCGGTACTGGCCTTGATCACTATGCTGGCTATCGGGTGTTCCATGCTTGCGGGCTGGCTGAATATGCGTCGCGGCAAGCAGATGAACGATGCCATGCGTAATGAATCAGTTGTCCATCGTGGCAACCTCGCCAATGCCATCAGCGGTGCTGATACTGTCCGAGCATTCGGCGGGCGCGGTCATCTGACCGGAGTTTTTCAGGCACAAATGGACAAGCTGCAGCAGATTAAGCGGGACATGGTTCAGAGTGGAACTCGCGGGCAGGCTGTGTTGCAGAGTATCTCCATGTTACTGCGGGTTTTGATTTATGCTGTGGGCGCACGTGAAGTTGTTGCCGGATCAATGAGCACCGGGGGATTGATCGGTGCTTCCATTCTTTCCGGCAAGGCTCTGGCTGTCTCAGCCTCTT contains:
- a CDS encoding ATP-binding cassette domain-containing protein, whose amino-acid sequence is MRELLRRLSLHAFLAFEICLASFFINILSLASPIFVIQVLNRYVGYGFDGTLITLTVGMLIAGVLNHAFTVVRVRLASAVNVGPDRVLSETVLGCLARAKMSTLGRIPPARIHELMSGIQVVQSGYDASVICSVLDMPFFLLFVGATFFLSPVLALITMLAIGCSMLAGWLNMRRGKQMNDAMRNESVVHRGNLANAISGADTVRAFGGRGHLTGVFQAQMDKLQQIKRDMVQSGTRGQAVLQSISMLLRVLIYAVGAREVVAGSMSTGGLIGASILSGKALAVSASFMKSRTMIAQAGQIMQSLHEFVRQPLESETGTELKDYRGAIEIKDLGFAYPGSTGPLFEGLDVNIEPGNIVIVTGHNGAGKTSLVRLLLGLIDPGRGQILVGGVDVRQLSAPWWRKQVMYLPQEPTFLNATIRENICLNSPGMDDDRLNRVVEIAGLKKYLDTSVQGLDAQVVNGGAELAVGIRRRLALARAISVQGAVAVLDEPAEGFDIEGLRVMDMIIQSMAKAKKTLIIVSQDMRLMQRADIIIDLGNKPKPNVLYPKKDVAPKGTHSSKSGSAQ